A window from Camelus dromedarius isolate mCamDro1 chromosome 9, mCamDro1.pat, whole genome shotgun sequence encodes these proteins:
- the PRX gene encoding periaxin — translation MEARSRSAEELRRAELVEIIVETEAQTGVSGINVAGGGKEGIFIRDLREDSPAARSLSLQEGDQLLSARVFFDNFKYEDALRLLQCAEPYKVSFCLKRTVPTGDLALRPGTVAGYEIKGPRAKVAKLNIQSLSPVKKKKMVMPGALGAPADLAPVDVEFSFPKFSRLRRGLKAEAVKGPVPAAPTRRRLQLPRLRVREVAEEAQAARLAAAAPPPRKAKAEAEVAAGARFTAPQVELVAPRLPGAEVGVPQVSAPAAEAVSGFALHLPTLGLGAPAAPAVELAAAGIQIPQVELPTLPSLPALPTLPCLETREGAVAVTVPTLDVAAPTVRVDLALPGAEVEARAEAPEVALKMPRLSFPRFGARAKEVAEAKVAKPSPEARVKGPKLRMPTFGLSLLEPRPTAPEAVESKLKLPTIKMPSFGIGVSPPEVKVPKGPEVKLPKAPDVKLPKMPEAALPDVRLPEVELPKVSEMKLPKVPEMAVPDVRLPEVQLPKVPEMKLPKVPEVKLPKVPEMAVPDVQLPEVQLPKVPEMKLPKVPEMKFPEMKLPKVPEMAVPDVQLPEVQLPKVPEMKLPKVPEMAVPEVRLPEVQLPKVSEMKLPTVPEMAVPDVHLPEVQLPKVPEMKLPEVKLPKVPEVAVPEVRLPEVQLPKVSEMKLPEMKLPEIKLPKVPEMVVPDVHLPEVQLPKVSEMRLPEVQAPKVPDVQLPKAPEVKLPKPPEVQLKAARAEQAEGMEFGFKMPKMTMPKLGRAGSPPRGKPGEAGAEVSGKLVTLPCLQPEVDSEARVSVPSLTLPSVELDLPGALSLERQVPVAEVGKVERAEAPGVAAGVSEIAFRLPSVEIVTPQMPTVEVEEGPVEVMEMKVKHSSKFSLPKFGLSGPKVTKAEAEGAGRAAKKVSKFSISLPKAKVGTEAEAKGTGEAGLLPALDLSIPQVSLDAHLPTGKVEVAGADVKLKGPRFALPKFGVRGRDTEAGELVPGVAELEGKGRGWDGRVKMPKLKMPSFGLARGKEAEIPGGRVSPGEKPESTAGQLKIPEVELVTLGAQEEGGAEEGVAVSGGRLSGLQVSTTRQVGTEGQDGGLRMPLGISLPQVELSGFGDVGLGTTPGQQAESTAPPAEGTAGFKVQVPQVTLSLPGAQGAGGELLVGEGVFKMPAVTVPQLELDVGLNREAQVGEAATGEGGLRLKMPTLGAKAGAGGGGPGDQPPGAERTFHLSLPDVEISPPAVGSHAEYQVAEGEGDAGHKLKVRLPRFGLAWAKEGVEEGEKAKSPKLRLPRVGFSQSEAVTREGSPSPEEEEEEGGGEGASGRRGRVRVRLPRVGLATTSKASRGQEGEAAPKSPGGEKSPKFRFPRVSLSPKTHSGSGDQEEGGFRVRIPSVGFSETGPPGPTRMEGAQTAVI, via the exons GGGACCAGCTGCTGAGCGCCCGCGTGTTCTTCGACAACTTCAAGTACGAGGACGCACTACGCCTGCTGCAATGCGCCGAACCTTACAAGGTCTCCTTCTGCCTGAAGCGCACTGTGCCCACTGGGGATCTGGCGCTGCGGCCTGGGACCGTGGCCGGCTACGAGATCAAGGGCCCTCGGGCCAAGGTGGCCAAGCTG aacATCCAGAGTCTGTCCCCtgtgaagaagaagaagatggtGATGCCCGGGGCCCTGGGGGCCCCTGCAGACCTGGCCCCTGTTGACGTCGAATTCTCCTTTCCCAAGTTCTCCCGTCTGCGTCGAGGCCTCAAAGCTGAGGCTGTCAAGGGTCCTGTCCCAGCTGCCCCCACCCGCCGGCGCCTCCAGCTGCCTCGGCTGCGTGTCCGAGAAGTGGCCGAAGAGGCCCAGGCAGCTCGGCTGGCCGCCGCCGCTCCTCCCCCAAGGAAGGCCAAAGCAGAGGCTGAGGTGGCAGCAGGAGCACGTTTCACAGCTCCCCAGGTGGAGTTGGTTGCGCCCCGGCTCCCAGGTGCCGAGGTGGGTGTCCCCCAGGTCTCAGCCCCCGCAGCAGAGGCAGTCAGCGGCTTTGCCCTCCACTTGCCAACCCTTGGGCTAGGAGCCCCGGCTGCACCTGCCGTGGAGCTTGCGGCTGCAGGGATCCAGATCCCCCAAGTGGAGCTGCCCACCTTGCCCTCGCTACCGGCTCTGCCCACACTTCCCTGCCTGGAGACCCGGGAAGGGGCTGTGGCAGTGACAGTGCCCACCCTGGATGTGGCGGCTCCTACAGTGAGGGTGGACCTGGCCTTGCCTGGTGCAGAGGTGGAGGCCCGAGCAGAGGCTCCTGAGGTGGCCCTTAAGATGCCCCGCCTCAGTTTCCCCCGCTTTGGGGCTCGAGCAAAGGAAGTTGCTGAGGCCAAGGTGGCCAAGCCCAGCCCCGAGGCCAGGGTGAAGGGGCCAAAACTTCGAATGCCCACCTTTGGGCTTTCTCTCCTGGAACCCCGGCCCACTGCACCTGAAGCCGTTGAGAGCAAGCTGAAGTTGCCCACCATCAAGATGCCATCCTTTGGCATTGGGGTCTCGCCGCCTGAGGTCAAGGTGCCCAAGGGACCTGAGGTGAAGCTCCCCAAGGCCCCGGACGTCAAGCTCCCAAAAATGCCAGAAGCAGCCCTTCCAGATGTGCGACTCCCAGAGGTGGAGCTCCCAAAAGTGTCAGAGATGAAACTCCCAAAGGTGCCGGAGATGGCTGTGCCGGATGTGAGGCTCCCAGAGGTGCAGCTGCCAAAAGTTCCTGAGATGAAACTCCCGAAGGTGCCTGAGGTGAAACTTCCAAAGGTGCCGGAGATGGCTGTACCTGATgtgcagctcccagaagtgcagCTCCCGAAAGTCCCGGAGATGAAACTGCCAAAAGTGCCCGAGATGAAATTCCCTGAAATGAAGCTCCCGAAGGTGCCTGAGATGGCTGTGCCGGATgtgcagctcccagaagtgcagCTCCCAAAAGTGCCGGAGATGAAACTGCCTAAAGTGCCCGAGATGGCTGTGCCAGAGGTGCGACTCCCGGAGGTGCAGCTGCCAAAAGTCTCAGAGATGAAACTCCCGACGGTTCCCGAGATGGCCGTGCCGGATGTGCATCTCCCAGAAGTGCAGCTCCCGAAAGTTCCTGAGATGAAACTCCCTGAGGTGAAACTCCCGAAGGTACCCGAGGTGGCTGTGCCAGAAGTGCGACTCCCAGAGGTGCAGCTGCCAAAAGTCTCAGAGATGAAACTCCCTGAGATGAAGCTTCCGGAGATCAAACTCCCCAAGGTGCCCGAGATGGTCGTGCCGGATGTACACCTCCCAGAAGTGCAGCTCCCAAAGGTGTCAGAGATGCGATTGCCGGAAGTGCAGGCGCCGAAAGTCCCAGATGTGCAGCTGCCGAAGGCACCCGAGGTGAAGCTGCCCAAGCCTCCAGAGGTGCAGCTTAAAGCTGCCAGGGCAGAGCAGGCAGAGGGGATGGAATTTGGCTTCAAGATGCCCAAGATGACCATGCCCAAGCTAGGGAGAGCAGGGTCCCCACCGAGAGGCAAGCCAGGTGAGGCAGGGGCTGAGGTCTCAGGGAAGCTGGTGACACTTCCCTGTTTACAGCCAGAAGTGGACAGTGAGGCTCGTGTGAGTGTCCCCTCTCTCACACTGCCCTCAGTGGAACTAGATCTGCCAGGTGCCCTCAGCCTGGAGAGGCAGGTCCCAGTAGCCGAAGTGGGCAAGGTGGAGAGGGCAGAGGCCCCTGGGGTGGCAGCAGGGGTCAGCGAAATTGCTTTCCGGTTGCCATCTGTTGAGATTGTCACTCCACAGATGCCCACAGTGGAGGTTGAGGAAGGGCCAGTAGAGGTCATGGAGATGAAAGTCAAGCACTCCTCCAAGTTCTCCCTGCCCAAGTTTGGACTCTCGGGGCCAAAGGTGaccaaggcagaggcagagggggcTGGAAGAGCTGCCAAGAAGGTGTCCAAGTTCTCCATCTCACTCCCCAAGGCTAAGGTGGGAACCGAGGCAGAGGCCAAAGGGACAGGGGAGGCAGGCCTGCTGCCTGCCCTCGATCTGTCCATCCCACAGGTCAGCCTGGATGCCCATCTGCCCACTGGCAAGGTGGAGGTGGCAGGGGCCGATGTCAAGCTCAAGGGGCCCAGGTTTGCCCTGCCCAAGTTTGGGGTCAGAGGCCGGGACACCGAGGCAGGAGAACTAGTGCCAGGGGTGGCTGAGTTGGAGGGCAAGGGCAGAGGTTGGGATGGGAGGGTGAAGATGCCCAAACTGAAGATGCCCTCCTTTGGGCTGGCTCGAGGGAAGGAAGCGGAAATCCCAGGTGGGCGTGTCAGCCCTGGGGAAAAGCCAGAGTCCACGGCTGGGCAGCTTAAGATCCCTGAGGTGGAATTGGTCACCCTGGGGGCCCAGGAGGAAGGGGGGGCAGAAGAGGGTGTAGCTGTCAGTGGAGGACGGCTATCAGGCCTGCAGGTGTCCACAACCAGGCAGGTGGGCACTGAGGGCCAGGATGGGGGACTGAGAATGCCGCTGGGCATCTCCCTGCCCCAGGTGGAGCTGAGTGGCTTTGGGGATGTTGGCTTAGGTACCACCCCAGGGCAGCAGGCCGAAAGTACAGCCCCTCCAGCAGAGGGCACAGCAGGCTTCAAGGTCCAGGTGCCTCAGGTGACCTTGTCTCTACCTGGAGCCCAGGGGGCAGGTGGTGAACTATTGGTGGGCGAGGGTGTCTTCAAGATGCCCGCTGTGACAGTGCCCCAGCTTGAGCTGGATGTGGGACTGAACCGAGAGGCGCAGGTGGGTGAGGCAGCCACAGGTGAGGGTGGGCTGAGGCTGAAGATGCCCACACTGGGGGCTaaagctggggctgggggaggggggcctgggGACCAGCCCCCAGGGGCCGAGCGTACCTTCCACCTCTCACTGCCCGACGTGGAGATCTCACCGCCTGCAGTGGGCAGCCATGCCGAGTACCAGGTGGCAGAGGGTGAGGGGGATGCCGGACACAAACTCAAGGTGCGACTGCCCCGATTTGGCCTGGCTTGGGCCAAGGAGGGGGTTGAGGAGGGTGAGAAGGCCAAGAGCCCGAAACTCAGGCTGCCCCGTGTGGGCTTCAGCCAGAGTGAGGCAGTCACCAGGGAAGGCTCCCCCAGTcccgaggaggaggaagaggaaggtggtggggaaggggccTCGGGGCGTCGAGGCCGCGTCCGAGTCCGATTGCCCCGCGTGGGCCTGGCTACCACTTCCAAGGCATCTCGGGGACAGGAGGGCGAGGCAGCCCCCAAGTCCCCTGGTGGGGAGAAGTCACCCAAGTTCCGCTTCCCCCGGGTGTCCCTAAGCCCCAAGACCCACAGCGGGAGCGGGGACCAGGAAGAGGGTGGATTCAGGGTCCGGATACCCAGCGTGGGGTTTTCGGAGACAGGGCCTCCAGGCCCCACGAGGATGGAGGGGGCTCAGACAGCAGTCATCTGa